The Natrinema salaciae genome contains a region encoding:
- a CDS encoding acyl-CoA thioesterase, which produces MTDLMDTVVENREMVQPNHANTLDVAHGGNVMKWMDEVGAMSAMRFSGEMCVTARVNQMNFERPIPVGDTAYITAYVYDAGTSSVKVRLVTEREDLRTRERERTTESYFVYVAIDEENTPTSVPELTVGTEEGEQLRAAALEEENGGR; this is translated from the coding sequence ATGACGGACCTCATGGACACGGTCGTCGAGAATCGAGAGATGGTCCAGCCGAACCACGCCAACACCCTCGACGTCGCCCACGGCGGGAACGTCATGAAGTGGATGGACGAGGTCGGGGCGATGAGCGCGATGCGCTTCTCGGGCGAGATGTGCGTCACCGCACGGGTCAATCAGATGAACTTCGAGCGGCCGATCCCCGTCGGCGACACGGCCTACATCACCGCCTACGTCTACGACGCCGGGACCTCGAGCGTGAAGGTCCGCCTGGTCACCGAGCGGGAGGATCTCCGTACCCGTGAGCGCGAACGGACCACCGAGTCGTACTTCGTCTACGTCGCGATCGACGAGGAGAACACCCCGACGTCGGTGCCCGAACTGACCGTCGGCACCGAGGAGGGCGAGCAGCTTCGAGCGGCGGCGCTCGAGGAAGAAAACGGCGGCAGGTAA
- the purM gene encoding phosphoribosylformylglycinamidine cyclo-ligase — MTDTDDEGERDGLTYADTGVDIEASEDATAALLEAFGSDLRTEYAGLLDIGDRYLALATDGVGTKLLVAEAIEDFSTIGIDCIAMNVNDLVAAGVEPVAFVDYLAIDEPDEGLTNEIGEGLAVGLERADLTMLGGETAVMPEVVRGFDLAGTCVGLAGKDEIFEGEAAVGDALVGFPSNGIHSNGLTLAREAATREHEYADEFPPNPERTIGEELLRPTRIYTALLEPMRAHGVRAAAHVTGGGWTNLLRMGERKYVIEDPLPAQPVFEFVQREGNVTDEEMHRTFNMGTGFVVALPTDAAEALVAETDGRVIGHVEDGDTVEIRGLSLA, encoded by the coding sequence ATGACCGACACGGACGACGAAGGCGAGCGGGACGGACTTACCTACGCCGACACCGGCGTCGACATCGAGGCCAGCGAGGACGCGACCGCGGCGCTGCTCGAGGCCTTCGGCAGCGATCTGCGAACCGAGTACGCCGGGCTACTCGACATCGGCGACCGGTATCTGGCGCTGGCGACCGACGGGGTCGGCACCAAGCTGTTGGTCGCCGAGGCGATCGAGGACTTCTCGACGATCGGCATCGACTGCATCGCGATGAACGTCAACGACCTCGTCGCGGCCGGGGTCGAGCCGGTCGCGTTCGTGGACTACCTCGCGATCGACGAGCCCGACGAGGGCCTCACGAACGAGATCGGCGAGGGACTGGCGGTCGGCCTCGAGCGGGCGGATCTGACGATGCTCGGCGGCGAGACGGCGGTCATGCCCGAGGTTGTGCGGGGCTTCGACCTCGCGGGCACCTGCGTGGGTCTCGCGGGGAAAGACGAGATCTTCGAGGGCGAGGCGGCGGTCGGCGACGCGCTCGTCGGGTTCCCGTCGAACGGGATCCACTCGAACGGACTGACCCTCGCTCGGGAGGCCGCCACGCGCGAGCACGAGTACGCGGACGAGTTTCCGCCGAACCCCGAACGAACGATCGGCGAGGAACTCCTGCGACCGACCCGGATCTACACGGCCCTGCTCGAGCCGATGCGCGCCCACGGGGTCCGCGCGGCGGCCCACGTCACGGGCGGTGGCTGGACGAACCTGCTTCGGATGGGCGAGCGCAAGTACGTTATCGAGGACCCGCTGCCGGCTCAGCCGGTCTTCGAGTTCGTTCAGCGGGAAGGAAACGTGACGGACGAGGAGATGCACCGGACGTTCAACATGGGGACCGGCTTCGTCGTCGCGCTTCCGACAGACGCGGCCGAAGCGCTCGTCGCGGAAACCGACGGGCGAGTTATCGGACACGTCGAGGACGGCGACACCGTCGAGATTCGCGGGCTCTCACTGGCCTAG
- a CDS encoding TraB/GumN family protein, giving the protein MSDAGEADVPEPPAPPDRERGSVEVLGTAHVSQASVDEVRETIEREEPDVVAVELDEGRYRQMQGGTPDDIEAEDLLSGNTVFQFLAYWMLSYVQSRLGDQFDIEPGADMRAAIEAAEANGSGVALVDRDIQVTIQRFWSRLSLTEKLKMIGGLALGITDPRTLGLAFGAVGGAFFGLIVATFLAPLLGFSDLFTVGITDPAVLQYAGGSAIGAIGGAFVGLLFLPSLESASRYTGGYLSGFSLRVLAGIGLGIAGCLALVATGTFVGPFSASGIENTGVYAIRGTTGVLAGLGIGVSIGAILGLVLDTVGSDVDEIDEIDIEQMTDGDVVAAMMEEFRQFSPSGANALIDERDAYIASNLHELREQGYDVLAVVGAGHKAGIERHLLNPHEIPTIESLSGTASSRRFSPLKILGYLITVGFLAFFFLLVMAGVRNVFLLKLFGAWFLFNGIFAFTLARLAGAHWSSAGIGGAVAWLTSINPLLAPGWFAGYVELKHRPVNVRDIQTLNEIVDDTERPIGEAVEAMFDVPLFRLIMIVALTNIGSMIATGLFPFVVLQWLAPEIGGIDALMGQLLQGAQNSLELLRGLL; this is encoded by the coding sequence ATGAGCGATGCAGGCGAGGCCGACGTGCCGGAGCCACCAGCCCCTCCCGATCGCGAGCGTGGCTCCGTCGAGGTCCTCGGGACGGCACACGTCTCGCAAGCGAGTGTCGACGAAGTTCGCGAAACGATCGAACGAGAGGAGCCCGATGTCGTCGCCGTCGAACTCGACGAAGGGCGCTACCGCCAGATGCAAGGCGGGACGCCGGACGACATCGAAGCGGAGGACCTCCTCTCGGGTAACACCGTCTTCCAGTTCCTGGCTTACTGGATGCTCTCGTACGTCCAGTCGCGGCTGGGCGATCAGTTCGACATCGAGCCCGGTGCCGACATGCGGGCCGCGATCGAGGCCGCCGAAGCGAACGGCAGCGGCGTCGCCCTGGTCGACCGCGACATCCAGGTGACGATCCAGCGGTTCTGGAGCCGACTCTCGCTTACCGAGAAGCTGAAGATGATCGGCGGACTCGCGCTCGGGATCACCGATCCCCGAACGCTCGGGCTCGCCTTCGGTGCCGTCGGCGGCGCGTTTTTCGGCCTCATCGTCGCCACGTTTCTCGCCCCCCTGCTCGGATTTAGCGACCTCTTCACGGTCGGCATCACCGACCCCGCAGTTCTCCAGTACGCCGGCGGCAGTGCGATCGGCGCGATCGGCGGTGCGTTCGTCGGACTCCTCTTCCTTCCGTCGCTCGAGTCCGCCAGCCGGTACACGGGCGGCTATCTCTCCGGATTCTCCCTCCGCGTGCTCGCCGGGATCGGCCTCGGGATCGCCGGCTGCCTCGCGCTGGTCGCGACAGGGACGTTCGTCGGTCCGTTCTCGGCGTCGGGCATCGAGAACACCGGCGTCTACGCGATCCGCGGGACGACCGGGGTCCTGGCCGGCCTCGGGATCGGCGTCAGTATCGGGGCCATCCTTGGGCTCGTCCTCGATACGGTCGGCAGTGACGTCGACGAGATCGACGAGATCGACATCGAGCAGATGACCGATGGCGACGTCGTCGCCGCGATGATGGAGGAGTTCCGCCAGTTCAGTCCCAGCGGTGCGAACGCGCTGATCGACGAACGCGACGCCTACATCGCGTCGAACCTCCACGAACTCCGCGAACAGGGGTACGACGTCCTCGCCGTCGTCGGCGCCGGACACAAAGCCGGGATCGAACGTCACCTGCTGAATCCCCATGAGATACCCACGATCGAGTCGTTGTCCGGGACCGCCTCGAGCCGTCGGTTCTCGCCGCTGAAGATCCTCGGCTACCTGATCACGGTTGGCTTTCTGGCCTTCTTCTTCCTGCTCGTTATGGCGGGTGTCAGGAACGTGTTCCTCCTGAAACTGTTCGGCGCCTGGTTCCTCTTCAACGGGATCTTCGCGTTCACGCTGGCGCGGCTGGCAGGCGCGCACTGGTCCAGCGCGGGGATCGGTGGCGCGGTCGCCTGGCTGACGAGCATCAATCCGCTGCTCGCACCGGGCTGGTTCGCCGGCTACGTCGAGCTGAAACACCGCCCGGTCAACGTGCGGGACATTCAGACCCTCAACGAGATCGTCGACGACACCGAGCGACCGATCGGCGAGGCCGTCGAAGCGATGTTCGACGTGCCGCTGTTCCGACTCATCATGATCGTCGCGCTGACGAACATCGGCAGTATGATCGCCACGGGGCTGTTCCCGTTCGTCGTGTTACAGTGGTTGGCACCCGAAATCGGCGGCATCGACGCGCTCATGGGCCAGCTGCTACAGGGTGCTCAGAACAGCCTCGAGTTGCTCCGGGGGCTGCTCTGA
- a CDS encoding disk-shape morphogenesis protein volactin, translated as MDYGLDIGPDAIRVATDDGDGPAIESALPVAVPVDDEALGSVELSADACTISADGTTYAVGGDARAAADAVEEEPESLFANGVLTADVTGYATPALGALVDGILGDPSDGRLCYTTPGPLADAAASIDAHREAVDSVLTDCGLDATPISKGFAVVYDQLAGDNYTGLGVCIEAQTTTVTLAYYGVPALAVSIAAGREWIVERAAAETGHARSQVAGVLEEFALDPDTAASGVESALAQAYDVLIADLIEAIRDEADESDVQQGLSVPIAIAGEGAVEGVEFLLGGRFDAATLPFSVRGVRLADDPSASAARGALAAARDDVEADETVVRSPPADEEATAGTPDAAGAAVESGQTELTFDDASASGGATDPTDDAIDQLFDRLANRDDEIESVREDLELLFEDLEYVEERTAAVETVDELDDRLESFADELADLEAESETHASDADLADLDREVERLDGNLEALSDTLASLEADVGDVDAALEDVEAAAADGRSALDDRLTELAADLDDVAESADALDETLDAVRTDLEDLDATAATETALEDVEERVAALADDSEALESALDGVETRIDGFVGRLEELDVRIDGVDERLEAASDRTEARFDAVESTIDDSIDALDDEIEDLDGEIEGLDDELKVARETLDERIAALDADLETVRDAIDDLEATAAADERVDAVADELATLETATATLDETVSTVSDRLDELAERAAETETVDGLAGDLEAIDEDLRAVESDLRSLEDALERRIDETVADLQTRLTETTDAIDDELAGLEESVDRIDAEAVTDDDLAALRESVDETSDEVETVRTAVDETAAALESVGDRVDELDADLEAQGDDIRSTIDDRLSDVRTSLDDALETLQDDLERETESLAETVAATDDRLEETEDRVAAHDSRLEETEDRVAAHDSRLEETEDQVAAHDSRLEETEDQVAAHDGRIGEIASALDAVETDIDDVTDDLETISDRVDDVEDAASEDDLAAIEDDVSTVSERLESLRADLDEFARALESVPEGSAVDALEDDLQTLDDEVRTLDDEFGSMGQQVTTVSEQLSALERRIETIDTRVEEIGNRSDETEEIDALRTELEAVRSDVTAAPALLPSIAAGGGSAGIVAGSVTALAGDAAVGAAAAVVGLVLVGVAVLVAR; from the coding sequence ATGGATTACGGTCTCGATATTGGGCCGGACGCGATCCGGGTAGCCACGGACGATGGCGACGGTCCGGCGATCGAATCGGCCCTGCCGGTCGCGGTACCGGTCGACGACGAGGCGCTCGGGTCGGTCGAACTGTCGGCCGACGCGTGCACCATCAGCGCCGACGGAACGACCTACGCGGTCGGCGGGGATGCTCGAGCGGCCGCCGACGCGGTCGAGGAGGAACCCGAGTCCCTGTTCGCGAACGGCGTGCTCACAGCGGACGTGACGGGGTATGCAACGCCAGCGCTCGGCGCACTCGTCGACGGCATACTGGGTGACCCGTCGGACGGACGGCTCTGTTATACGACGCCAGGGCCGCTCGCCGACGCGGCGGCATCGATCGATGCGCACCGTGAGGCCGTCGACTCGGTGCTGACGGACTGCGGGCTCGATGCAACGCCGATCAGCAAGGGCTTCGCGGTCGTCTACGACCAGCTCGCGGGCGACAACTACACGGGACTCGGGGTCTGCATCGAGGCCCAGACGACGACCGTCACGTTAGCGTACTACGGGGTTCCGGCGCTGGCGGTCTCGATCGCCGCGGGTCGCGAGTGGATCGTCGAACGCGCGGCCGCCGAAACCGGCCACGCGCGGTCGCAGGTCGCCGGCGTGCTCGAGGAGTTCGCGCTCGATCCCGACACAGCGGCGAGCGGAGTCGAGAGCGCGCTGGCGCAGGCGTACGACGTCCTGATAGCCGACCTGATCGAGGCGATCCGAGACGAGGCCGACGAGAGCGACGTCCAACAGGGGCTGTCCGTTCCGATCGCGATCGCCGGCGAGGGCGCGGTCGAGGGCGTCGAGTTCCTCCTGGGTGGCCGGTTCGACGCGGCGACCCTCCCGTTCTCGGTTCGAGGCGTCCGGCTCGCGGACGACCCATCCGCGAGCGCCGCACGAGGCGCACTCGCGGCGGCTCGAGACGACGTCGAGGCCGACGAGACGGTCGTCCGGTCACCGCCCGCCGACGAGGAAGCGACCGCCGGAACGCCGGATGCCGCCGGGGCGGCGGTCGAGAGCGGACAGACCGAACTCACGTTCGACGACGCGTCTGCCTCCGGCGGAGCGACCGACCCGACGGACGATGCTATCGACCAGCTATTCGATCGGCTCGCCAACCGCGACGACGAGATCGAATCCGTCCGCGAAGACCTCGAGTTGTTGTTCGAGGACCTCGAGTACGTCGAGGAGCGGACGGCCGCGGTCGAAACGGTCGACGAACTCGACGACCGACTCGAGTCGTTCGCCGACGAACTGGCCGATCTCGAGGCCGAGAGCGAGACCCACGCGAGCGACGCCGATCTCGCCGATCTCGACCGGGAGGTCGAGCGTCTCGACGGCAATCTCGAGGCGTTGTCGGACACGCTCGCGTCGCTGGAAGCCGACGTCGGCGACGTCGACGCGGCGCTCGAGGACGTCGAGGCGGCCGCAGCGGACGGCCGATCCGCACTCGACGACCGGCTCACCGAACTGGCGGCCGATCTCGATGACGTCGCCGAGAGCGCGGACGCGCTCGACGAGACCCTCGACGCGGTTCGAACGGATCTCGAGGACCTCGACGCGACGGCCGCCACCGAGACGGCGCTCGAGGACGTCGAGGAACGCGTCGCGGCGCTGGCCGACGATAGCGAGGCGCTCGAGTCGGCCCTCGACGGCGTCGAAACGCGGATCGACGGGTTCGTCGGCCGACTCGAGGAGCTGGACGTGCGAATCGACGGCGTCGACGAGCGGCTCGAGGCGGCGTCCGACCGGACCGAAGCGCGGTTCGATGCGGTCGAGTCGACGATTGACGATTCGATCGACGCCCTCGACGACGAAATAGAGGACCTCGACGGCGAGATCGAGGGCCTCGACGACGAGCTGAAAGTCGCCCGCGAGACGCTGGACGAGCGCATCGCTGCGCTCGACGCCGATCTCGAAACCGTCCGAGACGCGATCGACGACCTCGAGGCGACGGCCGCGGCGGACGAACGGGTCGACGCCGTCGCGGACGAGCTGGCGACGCTCGAGACGGCGACCGCGACCCTCGACGAGACGGTGTCCACGGTCTCGGATCGACTGGACGAGCTTGCGGAGCGCGCGGCCGAGACGGAGACGGTCGACGGCCTCGCGGGAGACCTCGAGGCTATCGACGAGGACCTGCGGGCCGTCGAGTCCGATCTGCGATCGCTGGAAGACGCCCTCGAGCGTCGGATCGACGAGACGGTCGCCGACCTCCAGACCCGACTCACCGAGACGACGGACGCGATCGACGACGAGCTCGCGGGGCTCGAGGAGAGCGTCGACCGGATCGACGCCGAGGCGGTCACCGACGACGACCTCGCAGCCCTGCGCGAATCGGTCGACGAGACGAGCGACGAGGTCGAGACGGTGCGCACGGCTGTCGACGAAACCGCGGCGGCCCTCGAGTCCGTCGGCGACCGCGTCGACGAACTCGACGCCGACCTCGAGGCGCAGGGCGACGATATTCGCTCGACGATCGATGACCGCCTGAGCGACGTTCGAACGTCGCTCGACGACGCGCTGGAAACGCTTCAGGACGATCTCGAACGCGAAACCGAGTCGCTCGCCGAGACGGTCGCGGCAACCGACGACCGGCTCGAGGAGACCGAGGACCGGGTCGCCGCTCACGACAGTCGGCTCGAGGAGACCGAGGACCGGGTCGCCGCTCACGACAGTCGGCTCGAGGAGACCGAGGACCAAGTCGCCGCTCACGACAGTCGGCTCGAGGAGACCGAGGACCAAGTCGCCGCTCACGACGGCCGGATCGGCGAGATTGCGTCCGCGCTGGACGCGGTCGAAACCGATATCGACGACGTCACCGACGACCTCGAGACGATCTCGGATCGGGTCGACGACGTCGAGGATGCGGCGAGCGAGGACGATCTCGCGGCAATCGAAGACGACGTCTCGACTGTCTCGGAGCGACTCGAGTCGCTCCGCGCGGATCTCGACGAGTTCGCTCGAGCCCTCGAGTCGGTGCCCGAGGGATCGGCGGTCGACGCGCTCGAAGACGACCTCCAAACCCTCGACGACGAGGTACGGACGCTCGACGACGAGTTCGGTTCGATGGGACAGCAGGTGACGACGGTCTCCGAGCAGCTATCGGCCCTCGAGCGACGGATCGAGACGATCGATACGCGGGTCGAAGAAATCGGAAACCGGAGCGACGAGACCGAGGAGATCGACGCGCTCCGGACGGAGCTAGAAGCGGTTCGCTCCGACGTGACTGCAGCGCCGGCGCTCTTGCCGTCGATCGCCGCCGGCGGTGGGAGTGCGGGAATCGTCGCCGGAAGCGTCACCGCGCTCGCCGGTGACGCCGCAGTCGGCGCCGCGGCGGCCGTCGTCGGACTCGTGCTGGTCGGGGTCGCGGTCCTGGTCGCTCGCTGA
- a CDS encoding DUF7501 family protein translates to MAANTTTEWIDPITCPFCGDELASPGAGFVDHIHENADCEDGFDHWRENIAGDLAGEWSG, encoded by the coding sequence ATGGCCGCAAACACCACGACGGAGTGGATCGACCCGATCACCTGTCCGTTCTGCGGAGACGAGCTCGCATCGCCGGGTGCCGGATTCGTCGATCACATCCACGAGAACGCCGACTGCGAGGACGGGTTCGATCACTGGCGCGAGAACATCGCCGGCGACCTCGCCGGCGAATGGTCCGGATAG
- a CDS encoding macro domain-containing protein: MEYDVIQGDIAAQSADVLVNAAGTSLRMGSGVAGALRRGAGEAINEAAMEMGPVDLGAVAVTDAYDLDAEYVIHAAAMPHDGDGRATAESVRNATRNALEKADELGCRSLVMPALGCGVAGFDLADGATIIDEEITSYESDALEDVVFIAYSDEEYDTIRAAIGTAERSETSDEREPDR, from the coding sequence ATGGAGTACGACGTCATCCAAGGCGATATCGCCGCCCAGTCCGCCGATGTGCTCGTCAACGCGGCGGGGACCAGCCTCCGAATGGGATCCGGCGTCGCCGGCGCGCTCCGCCGCGGCGCGGGCGAGGCGATCAACGAGGCAGCCATGGAGATGGGACCGGTCGACCTCGGTGCCGTCGCGGTCACCGACGCCTACGACCTGGACGCCGAGTACGTCATCCACGCCGCGGCGATGCCCCACGACGGCGACGGACGGGCGACCGCCGAAAGCGTTCGAAACGCTACCCGCAACGCGCTCGAGAAAGCCGACGAACTCGGCTGTCGCTCGCTCGTGATGCCGGCGCTCGGCTGTGGCGTCGCCGGATTCGACCTCGCCGACGGGGCCACGATCATCGACGAGGAGATCACGAGCTACGAATCCGACGCGCTCGAGGACGTGGTCTTCATCGCCTACAGCGACGAGGAGTACGACACGATTCGGGCGGCGATCGGTACGGCCGAGCGGTCGGAGACGAGCGACGAACGCGAGCCGGATCGGTGA
- a CDS encoding zinc metalloprotease, with the protein MSHRTRRNTEPELRFSDTELRDLAVAWTALSVAFALLLAPIHRGGVGVGYFATMVGLSFVTVGVAFLLHELAHKVVAIEHGQIAEFRADYQMLFLAIMGALVGFLFAAPGAVYHRGRVTKRENGLIALAGPVTNLLLALLFLPLMILPGIFGTIGQMGIWINLFLAAFNMIPFGPLDGKSVLEWNKRVFALVFVPTVLLAAFVIFRVGMF; encoded by the coding sequence ATGAGCCACCGAACCCGACGGAACACCGAGCCCGAACTGCGGTTCAGCGACACGGAGCTTCGCGACCTCGCCGTGGCGTGGACTGCGCTGAGCGTCGCGTTCGCGTTGCTGCTCGCACCGATTCACCGGGGCGGCGTCGGCGTCGGCTACTTCGCGACGATGGTCGGCCTGAGTTTCGTGACCGTCGGCGTCGCGTTCCTCCTGCACGAGCTCGCACACAAAGTCGTCGCGATCGAACACGGCCAGATCGCCGAGTTTCGAGCCGACTACCAGATGCTCTTCCTGGCGATCATGGGCGCGCTGGTCGGCTTCCTCTTTGCCGCGCCCGGTGCCGTCTACCACCGCGGTCGGGTGACAAAGCGGGAAAACGGACTCATCGCGCTCGCCGGACCAGTCACGAACCTCCTGCTCGCCCTGCTCTTTCTCCCGTTGATGATCCTCCCCGGGATCTTCGGAACGATCGGTCAGATGGGCATCTGGATCAACCTCTTCCTGGCCGCGTTCAACATGATTCCCTTCGGCCCGCTGGACGGGAAATCCGTCCTCGAGTGGAACAAGCGGGTCTTCGCGCTCGTCTTCGTTCCGACCGTCCTGCTCGCCGCGTTCGTTATCTTCCGGGTCGGAATGTTCTGA
- a CDS encoding rubrerythrin-like domain-containing protein: MTLEEQREYVCVQCGRRETAGDALLSTCPQCGGEMRNVELIRD; encoded by the coding sequence ATGACACTCGAGGAGCAACGCGAGTACGTGTGCGTCCAGTGCGGTCGGCGGGAGACGGCCGGTGACGCCCTCCTCAGCACCTGTCCGCAGTGCGGGGGCGAGATGCGAAACGTGGAGTTGATCCGCGACTAG
- a CDS encoding S66 family peptidase: MSAFVTPPPLERGDEVAIIAPSSNAAPEFPHVYELGLERLREVFDLEPVEYPTASKDDEYLSAHPEARARDVMDAFENPDVGGVIAVIGGNDQIRVLDHLDPDVLRANPTRFYGYSDNTNLAMYLWNLGIGSYYGPCILTELAMDGHLFDHTVEYAERAFFAESFGEIEPAAEFTDEPGDWADPDSLEEPRQTEPNPGWRWAGGDDPVAGRVWGGCLEILEQQFLADQFLPAQSDLEGTILALETSEEVPEPTWVARVLEGLGNRGVLERFDGVLVGRPAARSHHEERSPEARETYRDRQRDAISTAFERYNPEAPLVFDVDFGHTWPTTPIPIGGHAEIDPRTETIQFQ; encoded by the coding sequence ATGTCCGCTTTCGTCACGCCGCCACCGCTCGAGCGCGGCGACGAGGTCGCGATCATCGCACCGTCTTCGAACGCTGCACCGGAGTTTCCACACGTGTACGAACTCGGACTCGAGCGCCTTCGGGAGGTGTTCGATCTGGAACCCGTCGAATACCCGACTGCATCGAAGGACGACGAGTACCTCTCCGCACACCCCGAAGCACGGGCTCGAGACGTGATGGACGCGTTCGAGAATCCCGACGTCGGTGGCGTCATCGCCGTCATCGGTGGTAACGATCAGATTCGCGTTCTCGACCATCTCGATCCGGACGTGCTCCGAGCGAACCCGACGCGATTCTACGGCTACAGCGACAATACCAACCTCGCGATGTACCTGTGGAATCTGGGGATCGGTTCCTACTACGGGCCGTGCATTCTCACAGAACTCGCGATGGACGGGCACCTGTTCGATCACACCGTCGAGTACGCCGAACGCGCGTTCTTCGCGGAGTCGTTCGGCGAGATCGAACCGGCCGCGGAGTTCACGGACGAGCCGGGCGACTGGGCTGATCCCGACTCGCTCGAGGAACCCCGTCAGACCGAACCCAATCCGGGATGGCGGTGGGCCGGCGGCGACGACCCCGTGGCGGGACGCGTCTGGGGCGGCTGCCTCGAGATTCTCGAGCAGCAGTTTCTCGCGGATCAGTTTCTCCCCGCGCAGAGCGATCTCGAGGGGACGATCCTCGCACTGGAAACGTCGGAGGAAGTTCCCGAGCCGACCTGGGTTGCCCGCGTTCTCGAGGGGCTTGGCAACCGTGGGGTGCTCGAGCGATTCGACGGCGTCCTCGTCGGACGGCCGGCGGCACGGTCACACCACGAGGAGCGGTCGCCGGAAGCGCGTGAGACGTACCGGGACCGCCAGCGCGATGCGATCTCGACCGCGTTCGAGCGATACAACCCGGAGGCACCGCTCGTTTTCGACGTCGATTTCGGACACACGTGGCCGACGACGCCGATCCCGATCGGTGGCCACGCCGAAATAGATCCGCGTACCGAGACCATCCAGTTCCAGTGA
- a CDS encoding HAD-IIA family hydrolase, translated as MTGYEAVILDVDGTIVRGEELVPGATDGLRALEAAGCSRLLFSNNPTRGADHYGETLAPHGIDVDPDTVLTSATVSAEYLAATHAGERVYLVGAERLEAILDAAAVELTTDPDAAEVVLGSFDTAFSFGTLWESLRALEGNVPFYGTDPDATIPIDEGEIPGSGAILAAMEAVAGREPDAILGKPSSIAAAAAMDRLDADPTDTLVVGDRLDTDIALGNRAGMETALVLTGVTDRADLADAEIEPDHVLESLAAVDTLL; from the coding sequence ATGACAGGGTACGAGGCGGTGATCCTCGACGTCGACGGGACGATCGTCCGTGGCGAGGAGTTGGTGCCCGGCGCGACCGACGGCCTGCGCGCGCTCGAGGCGGCGGGCTGTTCGCGGTTGCTCTTCTCGAACAACCCGACGCGCGGCGCCGACCACTACGGCGAGACGCTCGCCCCGCACGGGATCGACGTCGACCCCGACACCGTCCTCACGTCCGCGACCGTTTCGGCGGAGTACCTCGCGGCGACCCACGCCGGCGAACGGGTCTACCTCGTCGGCGCGGAGCGCCTCGAGGCGATCCTCGACGCGGCGGCCGTCGAGTTGACGACCGACCCCGACGCGGCCGAGGTCGTGCTTGGCTCGTTCGACACGGCGTTCTCGTTCGGCACGCTCTGGGAGTCCCTGCGCGCGCTCGAGGGCAACGTGCCGTTCTATGGCACCGACCCGGACGCGACGATCCCAATCGACGAGGGGGAGATTCCGGGGTCGGGCGCGATTCTCGCCGCGATGGAGGCCGTCGCCGGCCGCGAGCCGGACGCGATCCTCGGCAAACCGTCCTCGATCGCGGCCGCGGCGGCCATGGATCGACTGGACGCCGACCCGACCGACACCCTGGTCGTCGGCGATCGACTCGACACCGACATCGCGCTCGGTAACCGCGCCGGCATGGAGACGGCACTCGTTCTCACCGGCGTCACCGACCGCGCGGACCTGGCGGACGCCGAGATCGAACCGGATCACGTCCTCGAGTCCCTGGCAGCGGTCGACACGCTCCTCTGA
- a CDS encoding SHOCT domain-containing protein — protein MASGTSGGREYSLVELFAIKFVLADVLIIALLLLAGPVYALLATALIVLGGLLLWHFATGDRDESRGVEPERASEAVESAAANADPVTTLQERYAAGELSEAEFEARLDRLIESNERANSASVDTDDLSLERRR, from the coding sequence ATGGCCAGCGGAACCTCCGGTGGACGGGAGTACTCTCTCGTCGAACTGTTCGCCATCAAGTTCGTCCTGGCCGACGTACTGATCATCGCATTACTGCTGTTGGCCGGTCCGGTGTACGCGCTCCTCGCGACCGCGCTGATCGTGCTGGGCGGGCTTCTCCTGTGGCATTTCGCCACCGGTGATCGCGACGAGTCCCGCGGCGTCGAGCCGGAACGCGCGTCCGAAGCGGTCGAATCGGCGGCCGCCAACGCCGACCCCGTGACGACGCTCCAGGAGCGATACGCCGCCGGCGAACTGTCCGAGGCCGAGTTCGAGGCGCGGCTGGATCGACTGATCGAGTCCAACGAACGGGCCAATTCGGCGAGCGTCGACACCGACGACCTCTCGCTCGAGCGCCGGCGCTGA